AAACCAACAGTCCTCGTCTTTGGCAATTTCTACCTTTACGGTGATCATTTAAGTAACTCCAATGCCTCATCAACTGATAATCCAACTATATTCACTAAATAATATTTTACAATCTTTGGAGTTACTTCTTTGCCATTGTGAATTCAATAAGATGTAGAGTTACGACTAATTAACTTTTATTTAAGGAGAGATCAATGGCAACTACACGAAAAGCATCGACAGTTTGGAAGGGAACACTTTTAGAGGGCAAGGGTGAGGCGACACTTAACTCATCTGGGGTTGGTGTTTTTCCAGTCTCATGGCCGGCCAGAAGTGCTGAGCCAAATGGTGTAACAAGTCCCGAAGAGTTAATCGCTGCGGCGCATTCAGCGTGTTTCTCAATGGCATTTGCCAGTGCACTAACTAAGGCAGGTACTCCACCAACTGAACTGCGCACCTCTGCCGAAGTCGATTTTCAACCAGGAGTTGGCATTACCGAGATCCGACTTCATGTTAGTGGAGATGTACCAGGACTCGATCACGCAGGCTTTGTATTAGCAGCCGAAGGTGCGAAGGAGGGGTGCCCAGTTAGTCAGGCGCTCAAAGCAGTTCCGATTAAATTATTAGTTGAATAGATGTTGTCGGTAAGTTGGAAAATTACTCAGAAATGTGCGCCAATACTGGGTAATTAGAGGTGGACTAGGATGTAAATCATGAAAAGGGTTTACATAATGGCGGCTACCGCCATTTTCGTTGCGAGTCTCTTTGCGAGTTTGTTAACCCTGAGCCAGGTAAATAGCGCGAAAACTGAACTAACTTCACGACTCCAGGTACGCAGCGAAGTTTTGGCTGAGAGTCTTGCAGAAAGCATCATGTCCTCATACGACGCCGGCTGGACTGTTGGTGTACAAAAAATTATAGATAGATTTACTCGCAGCAAAGGCCTTGTTGGCCTCAGCGTTTTCGATAATTCGGGTGTGCTCGTAGCAGGCTCAGAGGACATGCCTCTTCCTGAAGATAGAAATCTTATTAATACGGTGATGTTAACCCATCAAGCTATAGGAGAGTTTGTCCACCGTGGCAACAACACGTACTACGTGCTTATCAGACCGCTATATGTGGACGACGTTATCGTAGGATCACTCGCAGTCGCGCAGCACGCTTCGTATATCGATAGAAATATACGTGAAATCTGGCAACGCGACCTAGTTCGCCTGTTGTTCCAAATTCTGATTTTTGCCTTGACGATTCTTGTCTTAGTGCGATGGATCTTTTTCCATTCAATCTCCACAATGGTTGAGTCGCTACAAGCCCTTCGTAGAGGCAATTCCGAGATCGATACGATCCCGCATTCAAGTTTCTTCAAGCCACTTGCGGGAGAAATCTCGAAAGTGACGAAAAGTTTGCGCCAGGCCCGACAGTCAGCTAGCGATGAGGCCCGCATGCGTCTTGAAATGATTGACTCTCCGTGGACAGCCGAGCGGCTCCGGGAGTTTATAAAGGCCTATCTGAAGGATCGCCCGATATTCGTGCTCTCGAACCGTGAACCGTACGTGCACAGCAAAACTAAGAATAAAATTGAGTGGTCAGTACCGGCCGGTGGTGTAGTAACCGCGTTGGAGCCCGTGATGGAAGCCTGCGGTGGGACATGGATTGCGCATGGCAGTGGAAATGCCGATGTAGAAACCGCTGATAAGAACGGCAGAATAATGGTTCCGCCCGACGAGCCGAAATATACGCTTAAGCGAATCTCACTCACAGAGAAGGAGATTGAGGGTTACTATGCCGGTTTCTCCAATGAGGCGTTATGGCCACTGTGCCACATGGCTCATACGCGCCCGCTCTTTCGCTCGGATGACTGGGTTGAGTATAGGAAAGTCAATGCCAAATTCGCAAAGACGCTGCTGGCTGAAATACGAAACGTAAAGCGGCCGATTGTATTAGTCCAAGATTTTCATTTGGCGCTCGTACCGGAGATGGTAAAGAAAAGCCGTCCTGACGCCCTAGTTGCCATTTTCTGGCATATACCGTGGCCATCTCCAGCGCAGTTTAGTATCAGTCCTTGGCGCAAAGAGCTTCTGGGAGGAATGCTAAAGGCCGACCTCGTTGGTTTCCACACGCAGCAGTACTGCAATAATTTCATCGAGACAGTCGGCAACGAGATTGAGTCGCGTCTTGATTACGAGCAGTTTTCGATCTTCCGGGGCACACATAAAACTGTGATTAGGCCGTTCCCGATATCAATTTCATTTCCAGGAAGTGCCGAAGGCCACGCCGAGCCTAGTAAGAAAACCCTCGATGAGCTTGGAATTCATGTCGAACATCTTGTACTCGGCGTCGATCGTCTGGATTATACGAAGGGAATATTAG
This is a stretch of genomic DNA from Candidatus Planktophila sp.. It encodes these proteins:
- a CDS encoding OsmC family peroxiredoxin; the encoded protein is MATTRKASTVWKGTLLEGKGEATLNSSGVGVFPVSWPARSAEPNGVTSPEELIAAAHSACFSMAFASALTKAGTPPTELRTSAEVDFQPGVGITEIRLHVSGDVPGLDHAGFVLAAEGAKEGCPVSQALKAVPIKLLVE
- a CDS encoding trehalose-6-phosphate synthase → MAATAIFVASLFASLLTLSQVNSAKTELTSRLQVRSEVLAESLAESIMSSYDAGWTVGVQKIIDRFTRSKGLVGLSVFDNSGVLVAGSEDMPLPEDRNLINTVMLTHQAIGEFVHRGNNTYYVLIRPLYVDDVIVGSLAVAQHASYIDRNIREIWQRDLVRLLFQILIFALTILVLVRWIFFHSISTMVESLQALRRGNSEIDTIPHSSFFKPLAGEISKVTKSLRQARQSASDEARMRLEMIDSPWTAERLREFIKAYLKDRPIFVLSNREPYVHSKTKNKIEWSVPAGGVVTALEPVMEACGGTWIAHGSGNADVETADKNGRIMVPPDEPKYTLKRISLTEKEIEGYYAGFSNEALWPLCHMAHTRPLFRSDDWVEYRKVNAKFAKTLLAEIRNVKRPIVLVQDFHLALVPEMVKKSRPDALVAIFWHIPWPSPAQFSISPWRKELLGGMLKADLVGFHTQQYCNNFIETVGNEIESRLDYEQFSIFRGTHKTVIRPFPISISFPGSAEGHAEPSKKTLDELGIHVEHLVLGVDRLDYTKGILERFKGLEFFLDSNPEYQGNLTLLQIASPSREMVEKYREFAVLVTSEAERINNKFSVNGWKPIVLEKRNYSHEQLIHLYQFANVCLITSLHDGMNLVAKEYVAARNDESGVLILSEFTGASRDLIGALLINPYSAEETCAAILTALMMPKTEQQRRMKIMRTSVSDYNIYRWSAEHIKALLQLE